The stretch of DNA TGCCCTGGCGCTGGACCCGGACATCATCGTGGCCGACGAACCGACGTCGGCCCTGGACGTCTCGGTCCGCGCGCAGGTTCTGAACCTGCTCTCCGACCTCAAGGCACGTCTGAACTTGGGGATGGTGTTCATCTCGCACGACATCCAGACCGTCCGCTACGTCTCCGACCGCATCTGCGTCATGTACTTCGGCGAGATCGTGGAGGAAGGCCCGGCCGCGCAGGTGTTCGACAACCCCGGCAACGACTACACCAAGAAGCTCCTCGGCGCGGCGCCCAGCCTGCTGCACACCTAGACCACCCATCCCCCTTTCACCAACCCAGTTATCGGAGTTTTCCCGTGTCTTCCCAGTTCTCCGGCGTCATCCCGCCGGTCGTCACCCCCCGCCACGCAGACGGCAGCATCGACACCGCCTCCCTGCAGAACCTCACCCGGCACCTGCTCGACGGCGGCGTGTCCGGGCTGTTCGTCCTCGGCTCCTCCGCCGAGGTGCCCTACATGACCAACGCTGAGCGCGACCTGGTGGTCAGCACCATCGCCGAAGCCAACTCCGCCGCCGGCGACAAAGCAGTTCCGCTCATCGTCGGGGCCAACGAGCAGACCACCAACCGCGTGATCGAGGAGGCCAAGCGCGTGATCGACCTCGGCGCCGACGCCATCGTGGTCACGTCGATGTACTACGCCATCGGTAACGCTGAAGAGACCGAGACCCACTTCCGCAGCATCCACGCTGCCGTCAGCAAGCCGATCTTCGCCTACGACGTGCCCGTCCGCACCCACTTCAAGCTCCCCACCGACCTGCTGGTCCGGCTGGGCCGCGAAGGGGTCATCGCCGGCGTCAAGGACTCCTCCGGAGATGACGTCTCCTTCCGCCAGCTCCTGCTCGCGGCACGGGACATCGACAACTTCGACATCTTCACCGGCCACGAAGTAGTGGTGGACGGCGCGCTCCTGGGCGGCGCCCAGGGCGTGGTCCCGGGCCTGGGCAACGTGGACCCGCGCGGCTACCGGAACCTGGTGGACGCCGCAGCCGCCAGCGACTGGGCCAAGGCCGCCGCCGAACAGGACCGCCTGGCCGATCTCTTTGAGATCGTCTACGCCCCCAACGGCCGCGTCTCCGGCGGCGCCGCGGGTCTGGGCGCGTTCAAGACCGCGCTGCAGGTCATGGGAGTCATCGAATCCAACACCATGAGCGCACCCATGCCGGCACTGAACGAGGACGAAACCAAGGCCATCCGCGGCATCCTCGAACGCAACGGCCTGGTCTAGTTGCTGCGGGTGGCGGCGACATTTTCCGGCTGCTGCGCTCGTTCCTCACGCAACAACGCAGCCTACGAAAATGCCACCACCACCCGCCTACTTGGCCGTCCGGTGATCGAGCCTGTCGAGATCCCCCGTGAGGAAGAAAACGATGTACGCGATTGGTGTTGACCTTGGCGGGACCAAGACTGCTGCCGGGGTTGTTTCCGGTGACGGGGAGTTGCTGTTTTCGGACACCATCCCCACGCTGAGCCGTGACGGTTCCGCCGCGATCCTCGACGCCACCGCCAGCCTTGTTGCCGGGCTGGTCCGCCGGGCGGACGACGCCGGGATCACCGTTAAGCGGGTCGGCGTCGGTTCCGCAGGGGTCATCGATGCCGCGCGCGGCGTGGTGGCGTCCGCGACGGACGCCATCGCCGGCTGGGCCGGGACGGCACTCACCGCAGGCCTGGCCGCCCGGCTGGACCTGCCGGCGTCGTCCGTCCTTGCCGTGAACGACGTGCACGCGCACGCCCTCGGCGAAGCGTGGACGGGTGCGGCCGCCGGGACGTCCAGCTCGCTGCTGGTGGCGTTCGGCACCGGTGTTGGCGGGAGCTTCGTCCTGGACGGCGCCCCTGTGCTGGGGCACCGCTACGCCGGCGGGCATGTGGGGCACTTCGCCTCGCCGTACGCCTGCTTCGACGGCGCCCCGCTCCCCTGCGTCTGCGGCGGTGCCGGGCATGTCGAAGCCATCGCGTCCGGGCCGGCCATCCGTGAGGCCTACGTCCGCCTGGGCGGCTCAGCCCCCGCTGCGGACACCCGGGCTGTCTTCGGCCTGGCCGGCTCCGGTGATGCGATTGCGGCCCGGGCCATAGCCGTTGCTGCTGCCGCTGCCGGGCAGGCCGTTGGCGGCCTGGCCAACATCCTCGACCCCGAGGTGGTGCTGGTATCCGGCGGGCTGGCCGATGCCGGCGAACGCTGGCGGCAGCCGATGGAGGCCGCACTGCGCGCCGAACTGTTGCCCGCCCTGACCGGCGTTCCCGTGCGTCCCGCCGCGCTGGGAAATACGGCGGCCATTGTTGGCGCCGCCCGGCTTGTCCTTGAACCCGCCGATGCCGGCTGTGCCGAATTCACTTCAGCCCTGACGTACCGAAGGAACTGACCATGCTCTTGTCCCCCGATGCCCTCGAAACCCTGCGCGGGCGGCTGGTCGTGTCCTGCCAGGCGTACCCGGGCGAGCCGATGCGCGATCCGCGGACCACCGCGCAGGTGGCGGCGTCGGCCGTGATCGGCGGTGCGGCCGCGGTGCGCGTCCAGGGCCTGGCGGATGTCCAGCACACCCGCGCTGCCGTGGAGGTTCCGGTGATCGGGTTGTGGAAGGACGGGCACAGCGGCGTCTTCATCACCCCCACGCTCCGGCATGCGCTGGCGGTGGCCAACGCCGGATCGCATGTTGTGGCCATTGACGGCACCCGCCGTGAACGCCCGGACGGGCTGTCCCTGGCTCAGACGGTGGCGGGGATCCACGCGGATTCGCATGCGCTGGCGATGGCAGACTGTGGGTCGTTCCAGGACGCTGCTGCCGCCGTCGAGGCGGGTGCGGACCTGATCGGCACCACGCTTTCCGGCTACAGCGGTGAGCGGCCCAAAACACCGGGCCCCGACCTGGAGCTGCTGGCGGAAATTGCGGCCGCCGGATTTGGCGTCCCGCTCATTGCCGAAGGACGGATCCACACGCCCGCCCAGGCCCGCCAGGCGCTCGACGCCGGGGCCTTCGCCGTGGTGGTGGGCACCGCCATCACGCACCCGGCCACCATTACCGGCTGGTTCTCGGACGCCCTGAAGTGACCCCTTCCTACCTGCTGACCGGCACCCTCCTGACGGACGGCACCATGGTTGGGGACGCCGCCGTCGCGGTGGTTGATGGGCGGATTGTCTACGCCGGGCCGCTGGCGGGCATGGACGGTGAAGCCCTGCCCCCGTTGGTTCATCTGGAGCTTCCGCCGGGGTGCATTCTTTTGCCCGGCCTGATTGACCTGCACTGCCACGGGGCGGCCGGCGGGGACTTTCCCGGCGGAGATCCCGAAGCCGCGCGGACCGCCGTCGAGTTCCTGCACCGCAGTGGCACCACAACGGTATTGGCGAGCCTGGTGACCGCGCCGCCGGAGGACCTGCTGCGGAGCATGGGTGTTTTGCGGGTACTGGCGGACGAAGGCCTGGTGGCGGGCATCCACGCTGAGGGCCCGTTCCTGTCCCAGGCGCGCTGCGGCGCCCAGGATCCGCGGTTCCTGC from Pseudarthrobacter chlorophenolicus A6 encodes:
- a CDS encoding dihydrodipicolinate synthase family protein; the encoded protein is MSSQFSGVIPPVVTPRHADGSIDTASLQNLTRHLLDGGVSGLFVLGSSAEVPYMTNAERDLVVSTIAEANSAAGDKAVPLIVGANEQTTNRVIEEAKRVIDLGADAIVVTSMYYAIGNAEETETHFRSIHAAVSKPIFAYDVPVRTHFKLPTDLLVRLGREGVIAGVKDSSGDDVSFRQLLLAARDIDNFDIFTGHEVVVDGALLGGAQGVVPGLGNVDPRGYRNLVDAAAASDWAKAAAEQDRLADLFEIVYAPNGRVSGGAAGLGAFKTALQVMGVIESNTMSAPMPALNEDETKAIRGILERNGLV
- a CDS encoding ROK family protein, whose amino-acid sequence is MYAIGVDLGGTKTAAGVVSGDGELLFSDTIPTLSRDGSAAILDATASLVAGLVRRADDAGITVKRVGVGSAGVIDAARGVVASATDAIAGWAGTALTAGLAARLDLPASSVLAVNDVHAHALGEAWTGAAAGTSSSLLVAFGTGVGGSFVLDGAPVLGHRYAGGHVGHFASPYACFDGAPLPCVCGGAGHVEAIASGPAIREAYVRLGGSAPAADTRAVFGLAGSGDAIAARAIAVAAAAAGQAVGGLANILDPEVVLVSGGLADAGERWRQPMEAALRAELLPALTGVPVRPAALGNTAAIVGAARLVLEPADAGCAEFTSALTYRRN
- a CDS encoding N-acetylmannosamine-6-phosphate 2-epimerase; translated protein: MLLSPDALETLRGRLVVSCQAYPGEPMRDPRTTAQVAASAVIGGAAAVRVQGLADVQHTRAAVEVPVIGLWKDGHSGVFITPTLRHALAVANAGSHVVAIDGTRRERPDGLSLAQTVAGIHADSHALAMADCGSFQDAAAAVEAGADLIGTTLSGYSGERPKTPGPDLELLAEIAAAGFGVPLIAEGRIHTPAQARQALDAGAFAVVVGTAITHPATITGWFSDALK